A window from Hoeflea sp. IMCC20628 encodes these proteins:
- a CDS encoding FAD-dependent oxidoreductase: MTTRSATPQSGPGTKVVDVVIENGHALVTIDNPPVNPLSVSVRKGLMDALKLVNEAKCITAAIVCAGRTFVAGGDISEFAGPPPLPHLPDVLDAIEASATPFIAVMHGTVLGGGLELALACAWRIADEKTKFGLPEVNLGLIPGAGGTQRLPRVIGLERAARMAANGKPVTAKTFEEFGGLDLVFSGDPMAAIATFRDALPARPQNTSVRTVENADLTALKAEITKSAKGSNAPMIALETTAQAATLSFAEGSRIERQTHLDLRTSAQSRALRRLFFASRSVTRPERLKAFQPAEINHVAIVGGGLMGAGIAAASLAAGHRVTLLERDVESADAGRGRVEAIIAKDLASGRITEAKAEARRAAFSAGADYAVARDADIAIEAVFEDPDVKRAVFKQLADVMSETALIATNTSYLDPNMISEGMPGPGRFLGLHFFSPANIMKLVEVVGTSVTTDQTMSTAFAFARGLGKIPVETGVCDGFIGNRILSAYRRQADYMVADGASPYEVDTAMRGLGMPMGPYELQDLTGLQISWANRKRQLAAGTWPGRYVDIADKLCELGRQGRGSPAKKGWYDHTEVAGARDPEVEALVTDWREEHGSGRQTFTADEIVIRIMAAIVNEANLILEEGIATSDTAIDIVWTEGYGFPKHLGGPMFWAEETGMDRMREAFAAIEEQSTGSWKASGVFKR, translated from the coding sequence GTGACCACCCGTTCCGCCACCCCACAATCAGGTCCGGGCACAAAGGTTGTTGATGTCGTCATCGAGAACGGCCACGCCTTGGTCACCATCGACAATCCGCCGGTCAATCCGCTCTCGGTGAGTGTCCGCAAAGGACTGATGGATGCGCTGAAACTGGTCAATGAAGCGAAATGCATCACCGCCGCAATCGTTTGCGCCGGACGCACATTCGTGGCCGGCGGTGACATCTCTGAATTCGCCGGACCGCCACCGCTGCCACATCTTCCCGATGTGCTTGATGCCATCGAAGCCAGTGCCACACCGTTCATCGCCGTCATGCACGGCACAGTTCTCGGTGGCGGGCTGGAACTGGCGCTGGCCTGCGCCTGGCGCATTGCTGATGAGAAGACCAAATTCGGCCTGCCCGAAGTCAACCTCGGCCTGATCCCCGGCGCCGGCGGCACCCAGCGTCTGCCTCGCGTCATCGGACTGGAACGCGCCGCGCGCATGGCCGCCAATGGCAAGCCGGTCACGGCCAAAACCTTTGAAGAGTTCGGCGGACTGGATCTCGTCTTTTCAGGCGATCCCATGGCGGCGATTGCCACCTTCCGCGACGCCCTACCTGCCCGACCGCAAAACACCTCTGTCCGCACAGTTGAAAACGCTGACCTGACAGCTCTCAAGGCGGAAATCACCAAATCAGCCAAGGGCTCCAACGCCCCGATGATCGCGCTCGAAACCACCGCGCAGGCCGCTACCCTGTCGTTTGCGGAAGGCAGCAGGATCGAACGCCAGACCCATCTCGATCTTCGCACCAGCGCCCAATCCCGCGCACTGCGCCGCCTGTTCTTTGCCAGCCGCTCGGTAACAAGGCCAGAGCGTCTGAAAGCGTTTCAGCCCGCCGAAATCAATCACGTCGCCATCGTCGGTGGCGGCCTGATGGGCGCAGGCATCGCAGCCGCCAGCCTCGCCGCTGGCCACCGCGTCACCCTGCTTGAACGTGATGTCGAAAGTGCTGACGCCGGACGCGGCCGCGTCGAGGCCATCATTGCCAAAGATCTGGCCTCGGGCCGCATCACCGAAGCCAAGGCCGAGGCCCGTCGCGCAGCCTTCTCCGCCGGCGCAGACTACGCGGTGGCCCGTGACGCCGACATCGCCATCGAAGCCGTGTTCGAGGACCCCGACGTCAAGCGTGCGGTGTTCAAGCAGCTGGCGGATGTCATGTCCGAGACAGCGCTGATCGCCACCAACACCTCCTATCTCGATCCCAACATGATCAGCGAAGGCATGCCCGGGCCTGGCCGTTTCCTCGGCCTGCATTTCTTCTCGCCCGCCAACATCATGAAGCTGGTCGAAGTTGTCGGCACCTCGGTCACAACTGATCAGACCATGTCGACCGCCTTTGCCTTCGCCCGCGGCCTCGGCAAGATCCCGGTCGAAACCGGCGTCTGCGACGGCTTTATTGGCAACCGTATTCTCTCCGCCTATCGCCGCCAGGCCGATTACATGGTCGCCGATGGCGCATCGCCCTATGAGGTCGATACCGCCATGCGCGGCCTCGGCATGCCGATGGGGCCTTACGAATTGCAGGACCTGACAGGGCTGCAGATCAGCTGGGCCAACCGCAAGCGCCAGCTGGCCGCAGGCACCTGGCCCGGCCGCTATGTCGATATCGCCGACAAGCTCTGCGAATTGGGCCGTCAGGGCCGTGGCAGCCCGGCAAAGAAGGGCTGGTACGATCATACCGAGGTGGCAGGCGCCCGCGACCCCGAGGTCGAAGCCCTGGTTACCGACTGGCGCGAAGAGCATGGCTCCGGCAGGCAGACCTTCACTGCTGACGAGATCGTCATCCGCATCATGGCTGCCATCGTCAACGAGGCCAATCTGATCCTCGAAGAGGGTATCGCCACCAGCGACACCGCCATCGATATTGTCTGGACCGAGGGCTATGGTTTCCCCAAACATCTCGGCGGCCCAATGTTCTGGGCCGAGGAGACCGGCATGGACCGGATGCGCGAAGCCTTTGCTGCCATCGAGGAGCAAAGCACCGGCTCCTGGAAAGCCTCCGGCGTCTTCAAGCGATAG
- the paaZ gene encoding phenylacetic acid degradation bifunctional protein PaaZ, giving the protein MGLINVNSYLAGHWKPADDGARAIASAVTGEPLAIAGQSSLDTQAMIDFAHTKGGPALRAMSFHDRARMLKALALELGKFKDELYALSYTTGATKPDSMIDIDGGIGTMLVYASKGRREMPDGHIYVDGDLETLSRNGTFVGQHVATSLQGVAVHINAFNFPVWGMLEKLAPTLLAGMPAIVKPATATCHVTEQAVRRMIESGILPEGALQLVSGGLGDLLDRLDYQDVVGFTGSAKTALMLRSNPILLKKSVRFVAEQDSLNASVLGPDVTEGSPEFDILVKEAVREITAKAGQKCTAIRRIIVPQALLGPVGETIAEKLGKTRIGDPALETTRMGALASAAQKADVLDKARQIAAECRVLTGDPDNFEVDGADKAKGAFVPPMLFACDDPDTANAVHSVEAFGPVATLMPYRDLAHAGQLMNRGRGSLVASVITHDPAVARSLLMDAGAAHGRIYVNNRDSAKEATGHGSPLPHMVHGGPGRAGGGEELGGIRGVMHYMQRTAIQGSPDIISGITSTWVKGAAKPITSAHPFTRTFDELAIGDTIEAGPRTVTLEDIEKFAHFTGDTFYAHMDEEAAKANPFFPGRVAHGYLLLSFAAGLFVSPDPGPVLANTGLDGLKFMKPVSPGDAISVALTVKRKTRRTDEYGEVRWHVAVVNQDGDDVAEYELHTMNEYG; this is encoded by the coding sequence ATGGGTTTGATCAATGTGAACAGCTATCTGGCCGGACACTGGAAACCGGCCGATGACGGAGCCCGCGCCATTGCAAGTGCTGTCACCGGAGAGCCCCTAGCGATTGCCGGCCAGTCGTCGCTCGACACCCAAGCCATGATCGATTTCGCCCACACCAAGGGCGGCCCCGCACTTCGAGCGATGAGCTTTCACGACCGCGCCCGCATGCTGAAAGCGCTGGCGCTGGAACTCGGCAAGTTCAAGGATGAGCTTTACGCGCTGTCCTACACAACAGGCGCCACAAAGCCCGACTCGATGATCGACATCGACGGCGGCATCGGAACCATGCTGGTTTACGCCTCAAAAGGCCGCCGCGAAATGCCTGATGGCCACATCTATGTCGATGGCGATCTGGAAACGCTCTCGCGCAATGGCACCTTCGTCGGCCAGCACGTTGCCACCTCGCTACAGGGCGTCGCGGTTCACATCAATGCCTTCAATTTCCCGGTCTGGGGCATGCTCGAAAAGCTTGCCCCCACTTTGCTGGCCGGCATGCCGGCCATCGTCAAACCGGCCACCGCCACCTGCCATGTCACCGAGCAAGCCGTCCGCCGCATGATCGAGAGCGGCATTCTGCCCGAAGGTGCGCTGCAGCTGGTTTCGGGCGGTCTGGGCGATCTGCTCGACCGGCTGGACTATCAGGACGTGGTCGGCTTCACCGGCTCGGCCAAGACAGCGCTGATGCTGCGCTCCAATCCGATCCTGCTGAAAAAAAGCGTCCGTTTCGTCGCCGAGCAGGACAGCCTCAACGCCTCCGTTCTTGGTCCGGACGTGACCGAAGGCAGCCCGGAATTTGATATTCTGGTCAAGGAAGCCGTCCGCGAGATCACCGCCAAGGCCGGCCAAAAGTGCACCGCCATCCGCCGCATCATCGTGCCTCAGGCGCTGCTGGGTCCGGTCGGCGAGACGATTGCCGAAAAGCTCGGCAAGACCCGCATCGGCGACCCGGCGCTGGAGACCACCCGCATGGGTGCGCTGGCGTCGGCCGCCCAGAAAGCCGATGTACTCGACAAGGCCCGCCAGATTGCTGCCGAATGCCGGGTGCTGACCGGCGATCCGGACAACTTCGAAGTCGACGGCGCCGACAAGGCCAAGGGCGCCTTCGTCCCGCCAATGCTGTTTGCCTGCGACGATCCCGACACCGCCAATGCCGTGCACTCAGTCGAGGCTTTCGGCCCGGTGGCAACGCTGATGCCCTACCGCGATCTCGCCCATGCCGGCCAGCTGATGAACCGCGGCCGCGGCAGCCTCGTCGCCTCGGTGATCACCCATGATCCCGCTGTCGCGCGGTCTCTGCTGATGGATGCCGGTGCCGCCCATGGCCGCATCTATGTCAACAACCGCGATAGCGCCAAGGAAGCCACCGGCCACGGGTCGCCGCTGCCGCACATGGTTCACGGCGGCCCCGGACGCGCCGGCGGCGGCGAGGAACTCGGCGGCATCCGTGGCGTCATGCATTACATGCAGCGCACCGCCATCCAGGGCAGCCCCGACATCATCTCCGGTATCACCAGCACCTGGGTCAAGGGCGCAGCCAAGCCAATAACCTCGGCTCACCCCTTCACCCGAACATTCGACGAGCTCGCCATCGGCGACACCATTGAGGCCGGCCCGCGCACGGTCACGCTTGAGGACATCGAAAAATTCGCCCACTTCACCGGCGACACCTTCTACGCCCACATGGACGAGGAAGCAGCCAAGGCCAACCCGTTCTTCCCCGGTCGCGTCGCCCACGGCTATCTGCTTCTGTCCTTCGCCGCCGGCCTGTTCGTCTCACCTGACCCCGGCCCGGTTCTGGCCAACACCGGGCTCGACGGCCTCAAATTCATGAAACCCGTCTCACCCGGCGACGCTATTTCTGTGGCGCTCACAGTCAAGCGCAAGACCCGTCGCACCGACGAATACGGCGAAGTCCGCTGGCATGTCGCGGTGGTCAATCAGGACGGTGACGATGTGGCCGAATACGAGCTGCACACGATGAATGAATATGGCTGA
- a CDS encoding alpha/beta hydrolase: MVFLTLVAIIILAMLVLAGFRMSAWWRETAAAEALAPVNGQFVETGLGTIHVSVWGNDNPKTVVMTHGMAAWGGLWQETAEVLQSAGYRVIAVDMPPFGFSNRDDTDFSRSRQAQRLKALETALDLKDYFLVGHSYGGGIALEMALLHPENVRALVLVAPVIGLEPEDMSDVVPAEPGMAQNLLGNDMIAEALVSLSITNPLATSFLTKQFMHRKVALTQRHIDILQQPMRLKGNTPHMVGWLRQFLSGDPDAVSPKRSRVANARLPISLIWGEEDVVTPIVQGDELSRVRQPVRFTRLADVGHMPQLEAPNVFAKVLVETLVDFNVAAELELRGAMQETEPDTTAVSGN; the protein is encoded by the coding sequence ATGGTTTTTCTTACACTGGTCGCGATTATCATTCTGGCCATGCTGGTGTTGGCCGGCTTCAGGATGAGTGCGTGGTGGCGGGAAACGGCTGCCGCCGAAGCGCTTGCTCCGGTCAATGGCCAGTTCGTCGAAACCGGTCTTGGCACCATCCATGTTTCTGTCTGGGGGAATGACAACCCGAAAACGGTGGTGATGACCCACGGTATGGCCGCATGGGGCGGGCTTTGGCAGGAAACGGCTGAAGTGCTTCAGTCTGCCGGATACCGGGTGATCGCAGTGGACATGCCGCCATTCGGTTTTTCGAACAGGGACGACACCGATTTCTCCCGAAGCAGGCAGGCTCAACGGCTGAAGGCCCTGGAAACCGCGCTGGACCTGAAAGACTATTTCCTGGTTGGTCATTCCTATGGCGGCGGCATCGCTCTTGAGATGGCGCTGCTGCATCCGGAGAATGTCAGGGCTCTGGTTCTGGTGGCGCCGGTGATCGGTCTGGAGCCGGAAGATATGTCCGATGTGGTGCCCGCAGAGCCCGGCATGGCGCAGAATCTGCTCGGCAACGACATGATCGCCGAGGCTCTGGTCAGCCTTTCGATCACCAATCCGCTGGCGACGTCGTTTCTGACCAAGCAATTCATGCATCGCAAGGTTGCGCTGACCCAACGGCATATCGACATACTGCAGCAGCCGATGCGGCTTAAGGGCAATACGCCTCACATGGTGGGCTGGCTTCGCCAGTTTCTTTCGGGTGACCCGGATGCTGTCAGCCCGAAGCGGTCGCGCGTTGCCAATGCGCGGCTGCCGATCAGCCTGATCTGGGGCGAAGAAGACGTTGTGACGCCGATTGTCCAGGGCGATGAGCTGAGCCGGGTGCGTCAGCCGGTGCGGTTCACGCGGCTGGCAGATGTCGGCCACATGCCGCAACTGGAAGCGCCGAATGTTTTTGCGAAGGTGCTTGTTGAAACGCTAGTTGATTTCAATGTTGCCGCCGAGCTTGAACTGCGCGGCGCTATGCAAGAAACGGAGCCCGACACCACCGCGGTATCGGGCAACTAA
- a CDS encoding NAD-dependent succinate-semialdehyde dehydrogenase, whose protein sequence is MSTITTINPATEEEIQTYDRMSEAEATDRLEACHAAFLEWRKLSHADRAPYLNKIAQKLRDNADELAALMTRETGKLIRDGLTEVEICAAIFEYTANNGPDLLADEERTHGPKQKRGVVSYQPIGVIYSIQPWNFPLYQPVRVLAANLMADNGCMLKHASICTGSGLRLRELCIEAGLPEDLFQVILIDHDVSDKLIVHPKVRGVTMTGSDGAGRHIGSVAAKALKKTVLELGSNDAYLVLEDADIETAVKFSVMGRLYNNGETCVSAKRFIVTDKVYDAFVDAFVAQMKNITMGDPTDENSQLGPLSSQDQFDTVKSQVDDSVAKGATVLCGGQAPDRTGAYYPATVLADLAPGMPAYDDEIFGPVASVIRAKDDEDAMRLANESRYGLGGGIFSKNEERALKLAREHFDTGMIRINTFGAADPNMPFGGVKDSGYGREHGGFGMKEFVNTKAIFLP, encoded by the coding sequence ATGTCAACGATCACCACAATCAATCCCGCCACCGAAGAGGAAATCCAGACCTACGATCGGATGAGCGAGGCTGAAGCGACTGATCGGCTAGAGGCATGCCACGCGGCGTTTTTGGAATGGCGCAAGCTGTCCCATGCAGACCGCGCGCCCTATCTGAACAAGATTGCGCAAAAGCTGCGCGACAATGCCGATGAGCTGGCAGCCCTGATGACACGGGAAACCGGCAAGCTCATCAGGGACGGCCTCACCGAAGTCGAAATCTGCGCGGCGATCTTTGAATACACCGCCAATAACGGCCCTGATTTGCTGGCTGACGAAGAACGCACGCACGGCCCAAAGCAAAAGCGCGGTGTGGTCAGCTACCAACCAATCGGCGTGATCTATTCGATCCAGCCGTGGAATTTTCCGCTTTACCAGCCAGTCCGCGTGCTCGCTGCCAACCTGATGGCCGACAATGGCTGCATGCTCAAGCACGCCAGCATCTGCACCGGCTCCGGCCTGCGTCTGCGTGAATTGTGCATCGAGGCCGGCCTGCCAGAGGATCTGTTCCAGGTGATCCTGATCGACCATGATGTCAGCGACAAGCTGATCGTGCACCCGAAGGTCCGTGGCGTCACGATGACGGGCAGCGATGGTGCCGGACGCCACATCGGCTCCGTGGCGGCCAAGGCGCTGAAGAAGACCGTGCTCGAGCTCGGCTCGAACGACGCCTATCTGGTGCTCGAAGACGCCGACATTGAGACGGCCGTCAAGTTTTCGGTCATGGGACGTCTCTACAACAATGGTGAGACCTGCGTGTCTGCCAAGCGCTTCATCGTTACCGACAAGGTCTATGACGCATTTGTCGACGCCTTCGTCGCTCAGATGAAAAACATCACTATGGGTGATCCCACAGACGAGAACAGCCAGCTCGGCCCGCTGTCGAGCCAGGACCAGTTCGACACTGTCAAAAGCCAAGTCGATGACAGTGTGGCCAAGGGCGCCACTGTGCTCTGCGGCGGACAGGCGCCGGACCGGACGGGCGCCTACTATCCGGCCACGGTGCTGGCGGACCTCGCACCGGGCATGCCTGCCTATGACGACGAGATTTTCGGCCCAGTCGCCTCGGTCATCCGCGCCAAGGATGACGAGGACGCCATGCGGCTGGCCAATGAAAGCCGCTATGGCCTGGGCGGCGGCATTTTTTCCAAGAACGAAGAGCGTGCGCTGAAACTGGCCCGCGAGCACTTCGACACCGGCATGATCCGCATCAACACCTTTGGCGCAGCCGATCCGAACATGCCCTTTGGCGGCGTCAAGGATTCCGGCTATGGCCGCGAACATGGCGGCTTCGGTATGAAGGAATTCGTCAACACCAAAGCGATCTTCCTGCCATGA
- a CDS encoding DMT family transporter, with product MRILQPAPTQSPTQTSAGILLMSVGIACLCVNDALAKTLTAHYSPFQIQFLRNLIALPFAIMIAWKMGGGAALRSHRPLAHFLRGGLWVGATFLFFTSITYMGLAEATALVFVAPLFITALSALFLREQVGWKRWLAVLVGFAGVLIAVRPGSSTFQTVSLLPIATAFVYAVLMLSARWVDSRESVWTLLLYMTGTGAAISLFIVPFIWNPVRPEDLWLFVAVAIFGTAGMTMITQAFRLAPAVVVAPLDYSAIIWATLLGWLFWNEIPDALTFVGAAVIIASGVFIIWREHRVAS from the coding sequence GTGAGAATCTTGCAGCCAGCACCGACACAATCGCCGACCCAAACCTCGGCGGGCATCCTCCTGATGTCCGTCGGCATCGCCTGTCTTTGCGTCAACGACGCGCTGGCCAAAACCCTCACAGCGCACTACTCGCCGTTTCAGATCCAGTTTCTGCGCAATCTGATCGCCCTGCCCTTCGCCATTATGATCGCATGGAAGATGGGCGGCGGCGCAGCCTTGCGCTCGCACCGGCCGCTGGCACATTTCCTGCGCGGTGGGCTCTGGGTCGGCGCAACCTTCCTGTTCTTCACTTCCATCACCTATATGGGCCTGGCCGAAGCCACGGCGCTGGTCTTTGTCGCACCACTGTTCATCACCGCGCTTTCGGCGCTGTTTCTGCGCGAGCAGGTCGGTTGGAAGCGCTGGCTCGCCGTCCTCGTCGGCTTCGCCGGTGTGCTGATTGCCGTCCGGCCCGGCAGCTCAACCTTCCAGACCGTCTCGCTGCTGCCCATCGCCACCGCCTTCGTCTACGCGGTACTGATGCTGTCGGCTCGCTGGGTCGACAGCCGCGAGAGCGTCTGGACCCTGCTGCTCTACATGACCGGAACCGGTGCCGCCATCAGCCTGTTCATCGTCCCCTTCATCTGGAACCCGGTCAGGCCTGAAGACCTTTGGCTGTTCGTCGCCGTCGCCATATTCGGCACCGCCGGCATGACCATGATCACCCAGGCCTTCCGCTTAGCCCCCGCCGTCGTCGTCGCCCCCTTGGACTACTCGGCCATCATCTGGGCCACGCTGCTGGGCTGGCTGTTCTGGAACGAGATCCCCGACGCGCTGACCTTCGTCGGTGCAGCAGTGATCATCGCCAGCGGCGTCTTCATCATCTGGAGGGAGCACAGGGTGGCAAGTTGA
- a CDS encoding PAS domain-containing protein, with protein MSITTVSSLSDREGLETSRPLLDAMACAVYTTDRNGIITYFNPAAVELWGRKPEVGVSLWCGSLRMRRLDGTLLAHEDCPMAVCVKTGASVGDQEILVERPDGGRKHVRISPRPIRDGKGQMIGAINTIDDITEQRQSERERDTSNQLTQSILRNSKDCIKLLDLDGTLRSINPCGCSSLELASQDDALGMNYFDFWQPADREAALAAAESAQNTGSGRFSADFVSRFGTLTTWDEMLSLINDAEGKPTGYLVISRDITAGLREAWEKTRQLARQEALSQIGALALTEGSFQAFMDRTIALVAEVLEVPLAKILPFADQADHLWLAAGVGWNEGLVGKATVGVELASQAGYTLSVEGPVVVPDLQTETRFDGPPLLHQHGVRGGMSVTIPGTGSRPFGVIGVHDTQLRDFDEGQIAFLVTVANLIASCHRQHQSAKRQTLLVREIAHRSGNMLQFVTSIFNQTVRKSESLTDAKTKFEQRLAQMSKSNLLISNDGWTKSSLRDLVAQTLEPFQGRVDISGRDVILPADLCFDLGLVLHELATNSSKYGAFAGDEGQVSLSWVIETKDAKQHFVLTWSDGKRQPAAPVPSTGFGTKLIHQLIEAKWRGKVTTEIDPTFYCRLSLPLPAG; from the coding sequence ATGTCCATCACGACCGTCTCCAGCCTGTCTGACCGCGAAGGACTTGAAACCTCGCGCCCGCTTCTCGATGCCATGGCCTGCGCGGTCTACACCACTGATCGCAACGGCATCATCACCTATTTCAACCCGGCAGCTGTCGAGCTATGGGGTCGCAAGCCTGAGGTCGGGGTCAGCCTGTGGTGCGGCTCCTTGCGGATGCGGCGTCTCGATGGAACACTGCTGGCTCATGAAGACTGCCCGATGGCCGTCTGTGTCAAGACCGGCGCATCGGTCGGCGATCAGGAGATCCTTGTCGAACGTCCCGACGGCGGCCGGAAACATGTGCGCATCTCGCCGCGGCCGATCCGAGATGGCAAGGGCCAGATGATCGGCGCCATCAACACCATTGATGACATCACCGAGCAGCGCCAGAGCGAGCGCGAGCGCGACACCAGCAACCAGTTGACCCAGTCGATCCTGCGCAACTCCAAGGACTGCATCAAGCTGCTTGACCTTGACGGCACGCTGCGTTCGATCAACCCCTGCGGCTGCTCCAGCCTTGAACTGGCTTCCCAGGACGACGCGCTGGGAATGAACTATTTTGACTTCTGGCAGCCGGCCGACCGCGAGGCCGCGCTGGCGGCGGCCGAATCCGCGCAAAACACCGGCTCCGGCCGCTTCTCCGCAGATTTTGTCAGCCGCTTCGGCACGCTGACCACTTGGGACGAGATGCTGTCGCTGATCAACGATGCTGAAGGAAAGCCCACCGGCTATCTGGTGATCTCCCGCGACATCACCGCTGGTTTGCGTGAAGCCTGGGAAAAGACCCGGCAACTGGCGCGGCAGGAGGCGCTGAGCCAAATCGGTGCGCTGGCGCTGACGGAAGGCTCGTTCCAGGCATTCATGGACCGCACAATCGCGCTTGTGGCCGAGGTGCTGGAAGTGCCGCTGGCCAAGATACTGCCCTTTGCAGATCAGGCGGATCATCTCTGGCTCGCCGCTGGTGTCGGCTGGAACGAGGGCCTGGTCGGCAAGGCCACCGTCGGTGTCGAACTGGCCTCCCAGGCCGGTTACACCCTGTCGGTGGAAGGTCCTGTGGTGGTCCCCGACCTGCAGACCGAGACACGGTTCGACGGCCCGCCGCTGCTGCATCAGCACGGCGTGCGCGGCGGCATGAGCGTCACCATCCCCGGCACCGGCTCGCGGCCCTTTGGCGTCATCGGCGTGCACGACACTCAGCTGCGCGATTTTGACGAGGGCCAGATTGCCTTTCTGGTGACTGTGGCAAACCTGATCGCCAGCTGCCACCGTCAGCACCAATCCGCCAAGCGCCAGACCCTGCTGGTGCGCGAGATCGCCCACCGGTCGGGCAACATGCTGCAATTCGTCACCTCGATCTTCAATCAGACCGTGCGCAAGTCCGAAAGCCTCACCGATGCCAAGACCAAGTTCGAACAACGGCTGGCGCAAATGTCGAAATCCAACCTGCTGATTTCCAATGACGGCTGGACCAAATCCAGCCTCCGCGATCTGGTGGCGCAGACGCTGGAACCGTTTCAGGGCCGGGTCGACATCAGTGGCCGCGATGTCATCCTGCCGGCGGATCTGTGTTTCGATCTTGGCCTGGTGCTGCACGAACTGGCGACCAATTCCAGCAAATATGGCGCCTTTGCCGGCGATGAAGGCCAGGTCTCGCTGAGCTGGGTGATCGAAACTAAAGACGCCAAACAGCATTTCGTGCTGACCTGGAGCGACGGCAAACGCCAGCCGGCCGCTCCGGTGCCCAGCACCGGCTTCGGCACCAAGCTGATCCATCAGCTGATTGAGGCCAAATGGCGCGGCAAGGTCACCACCGAAATCGACCCCACATTCTACTGCCGCCTCTCTTTGCCGCTGCCCGCCGGCTGA
- a CDS encoding SDR family oxidoreductase produces the protein MSMNILVAGATGTTGLQLVQDLVDQGHTPTALVRESSDTSDLPKGVSLRHGDLTDLQSGVCDGMDAVIFAAGSGGSTGPDMTDKVDRDGAKRLVDLAVEAGVSRFVMLSSVGADQSNPEGDLAHYLKAKHEADEHLKASGLTYAILRPVALTDDGRSTDVILGDDVDKTAKASRADVAHVLAQAATTGRYDGKALNMQSA, from the coding sequence ATGAGCATGAACATTCTTGTCGCCGGCGCAACCGGCACAACCGGTCTGCAACTGGTCCAGGACCTCGTTGATCAGGGCCACACACCCACGGCGCTGGTGCGCGAAAGCTCCGACACCAGCGATCTCCCCAAGGGCGTCAGCCTGCGCCACGGTGATCTGACTGATCTGCAATCGGGCGTTTGCGATGGCATGGACGCCGTCATCTTCGCCGCCGGTTCCGGCGGATCCACCGGCCCGGACATGACCGACAAGGTCGATCGCGATGGCGCCAAGCGTCTGGTCGATCTGGCGGTTGAAGCCGGTGTCAGCCGCTTCGTGATGCTGAGCTCCGTCGGCGCCGACCAGTCCAATCCCGAAGGCGACCTGGCTCATTACCTCAAGGCCAAGCACGAGGCCGACGAACACCTCAAGGCTTCAGGCCTGACCTATGCCATCCTGCGCCCGGTGGCCTTGACCGATGACGGTCGCAGCACGGATGTGATCCTCGGCGATGACGTTGACAAGACCGCCAAGGCCTCCCGCGCCGATGTGGCGCATGTGCTGGCGCAAGCTGCAACGACAGGCCGGTATGATGGGAAGGCGCTGAACATGCAGTCGGCTTAG
- a CDS encoding glutathione S-transferase, whose translation MITLHALKFSRATRVLWLLEDLEQPCERIDYDRNSEFRAPEALSKIHPLGKSPVIEDNGEMIAESSTILRYLIAKYGDYSHQPPRGTRAFWRHEALFDYVEASFAEVVMQAIMPAFQGKDVPEKAKAALGKHLDYITGELGEGPLLFGTRLTLSDIQISYILALLETLGLLGGHPQIAGYWKTLQEQPGYIAATRAAGPMAPPN comes from the coding sequence ATGATCACGCTCCACGCTCTGAAATTCTCCCGCGCCACCCGGGTGCTCTGGCTGCTCGAAGACCTCGAGCAGCCTTGCGAGCGGATCGACTATGATCGCAATTCCGAGTTTCGCGCGCCGGAGGCCTTGTCCAAAATTCATCCCTTGGGAAAATCTCCGGTGATCGAGGACAATGGCGAGATGATCGCGGAATCGTCGACGATCCTGCGCTATCTGATCGCCAAATATGGCGACTACAGCCACCAACCGCCGCGCGGCACAAGGGCCTTCTGGCGGCACGAAGCGCTGTTTGATTATGTCGAGGCGTCTTTTGCCGAAGTCGTCATGCAGGCGATCATGCCTGCCTTTCAAGGCAAGGACGTGCCGGAGAAGGCCAAGGCAGCGCTCGGCAAGCATCTCGACTATATCACCGGGGAACTGGGCGAAGGTCCGCTGCTGTTCGGCACCAGGCTGACGCTGTCCGACATCCAGATCTCCTACATTCTGGCGCTTCTCGAAACACTCGGCCTGCTCGGCGGTCACCCGCAAATCGCTGGTTACTGGAAGACGCTGCAGGAGCAGCCCGGCTATATCGCGGCAACCAGGGCCGCAGGCCCGATGGCGCCGCCCAACTGA